A stretch of the Helicoverpa zea isolate HzStark_Cry1AcR chromosome 29, ilHelZeax1.1, whole genome shotgun sequence genome encodes the following:
- the LOC124644309 gene encoding uncharacterized protein LOC124644309, which produces MSTPARSRAHRLSYRRCINCSLLLASNLRRYTVEELNEQMTVLLRTWTTPTPVTSDDILCIECYLLLQERILSNITGSHEDISPAYGHLNVCYGCGISVASRRTHRVELDCPQRSMILRWTLAHLVPHLQKVCIPCWLAATRETRRLEVQDSNRPARVMDAALSSLEDPEIPEPPPMPAPTSQPQQALRVQSKINSQKYKRVAAASRHCMFVGCDNDERLLVPMTIKELLLLQYNIYIPLNARICHHHLYSNQWDELTTNLNDFTSFQVDDIFSILERASQRSLDFNNIAAMDAHLRHYWLGLTEMQFNEILNSLPTLHNKVRNPSLALSTFLVKLRTGDSNQRLATLFQLPRSTLEKKMNIVRECLKEHFVPMHLGVNHTNIQNVASRNRTIPEGLFGDSSMAPDSKPAIVICDGTYVYVQSSSNYKYQSRHIVYTNIIIWLNPF; this is translated from the exons ATGTCTACCCCAGCCAGAAGTCGGGCACACCGCCTGTCTTACCGACGCTGTATTAACTGTTCCCTTTTACTAGCGTCTAATTTACGCCGGTATACAGTTGAGGAGTTGAACGAGCAAATGACAGTTCTTCTACGAACTTGGACAACGCCTACACCT GTAACGTCAGATGATATCCTatgtattgaatgttatttGCTGTTGCAAGAAAGgatattgtcaaatataactggATCCCACGAGGATATATCACCTGCATATGGTCacttaaatgtttgttatgGATGTGGTATCTCTGTTGCAAGTCGGAGAACCCACAGAGTTGAGTTAGACTGTCCACAACGTAGCATGATTTTAAGATGGACTTTAGCACATCTG GTTCCACATTTACAAAAAGTGTGCATTCCTTGCTGGTTAGCAGCAACTCGGGAGACGAGACGTTTGGAGGTTCAAGATTCAAACAGACCTGCAAGGGTCATGGATGCAGCTCTATCTTCATTAGAAGACCCCGAGATACCTGAACCACCTCCAATGCCAGCTCCAACATCTCAACCACAACAAGCATTACGAGTTCAATCTAAGATTaactcacaaaagtataaacgagttGCTGCAGCTTCTCgtcactgtatgtttgtaggctgTGATAATGATGAACGTCTTTTAGTACCTATGACTATAAAGGAACTGTTGTTATTGcagtacaatatatatatacctttaaATGCTAGAATCTGTCATCACCATTTATATAGCAATCAGTGGGATGAACTGACTACCAACCTAAATGACTTTACTAGCTTTCAAGTTGATGATATATTTTCCATACTGGAAAGAGCTTCTCAAAGaagtttagattttaataatattgcagcAATGGATGCACATTTACGCCATTATTGGCTGGGACTTACAGAGATGcagtttaatgaaatattaaatagccTTCCTACTTTACATAATAAGGTTAGAAATCCTAGCCTTGCATTAAGCACATTTCTTGTTAAACTTAGGACAGGGGACAGCAACCAAAGACTGGCAACTCTTTTTCAATTGCCACGAtctacattagaaaaaaaaatgaacattgttagggaatgtttaaaagaacattttgtaccaatGCATTTGGGAGTTAATCACACTAATATACAAAATGTGGCCTCACGTAACAGGACTATTCCTGAAGGTCTATTCGGAGACAGTAGCATGGCTCCAGATTCTAAACCTGCTATTGTCATATGTGATGGTACATATGTTTATGTACAGAGTAGTAGTAACTACAAATATCAGAGCAGACATATAGtctacacaaatataataatttggttaAACCCTTTTTAA
- the LOC124644307 gene encoding zinc finger protein 62 homolog isoform X1, which translates to MMEFDEIVVKESPGLCRCCLSEGCYKDLGTEYTWMNETEVYADMLLECFDISITQHNDGPNGPNRLICEVCITRLRDACNFKKQVLDSEKKFIDMMGRGEFRPKMLIYQAQMKCEDPVEAPIEEADIEYLEDDIDFTDVPEELIKDETEPSVSDITVSTLPVKGKRGRPRKNAVKPEKRQKVDDKPKTSKAVTKGNKPRKLTGSESSSMRRRRNLQIIFNNTSIIPFKWRGKYLCFYCSKDIAEYTELRKHTKSHGNCSIKDHSLKVLKGGQNMEIKVDISNISCEICTEPFPSFDEVVTHLFVKHKLEYDKGVDMAIEEYKLVDLSCIGCEEKFTYFGYLVSHVNNNHPKNCLICDKCNQKFNKKRDLFSHMKNYHREGGYQCELCPQTFSSLNILRKHRNNRHLTRCNICHLKLPSAALKQKHIEIEHPDDGSLQCDTCFKEFHTKQGLRMHNRKCKGEEIFEIAIKKEEYVAMDLDQNYDDQVKRPSVKQIRENIVIVINMSTAIPFNFYKNKFNCFYCSKDFPDSDSMREHTVMEHPVCDIKEKCIRKCRESVACVKIDISSLACKICFESMTDLEHLLDHLISKHNANYDKSITTCLQPYKLIKDHMACPHCPDEEFRFFGTLLKHMNNKHTNNNIICVYCGQTFRRDQNLRVHIWRHHRDGRFKCNICGAECKIPSRLYMHMARAHGVKAAKCPKCSESFATQYLRQKHLIEAHDSGHKCSFCGKLFTRNSFMRDHVRRTHLKEKNVECSICNMKFFNNILLRRHMVKHSGEKNFHCDVCGERFFWRKSLRTHMARHNKHLNPV; encoded by the exons ATGATGGAGTTTGACGAGATTGTGGTGAAGGAGAGCCCCGGGCTTTGCCGGTGCTGTCTCTCCGAAGGGTGCTACAAAGACTTGGGTACTGAGTACACTTGGATGAATGAAACGGAGGTTTACGCTGATATGCTGCTAGAATGTTTCGATATTAGT ATTACTCAACACAACGATGGTCCAAATGGCCCTAACCGGCTTATTTGCGAAGTTTGCATCACCAGGCTCCGAGATGCGTGTAATTTCAAGAAACAAGTACTGGACTCGGAGAAGAAGTTCATTGATATGATGGGGAGAGGAGAATTTAGGCCTAAGA TGCTAATCTACCAGGCCCAGATGAAATGTGAAGACCCAGTGGAAGCACCCATTGAGGAAGCAGACATCGAATATTTAGAAGACGACATTGATTTTACTGACG TTCCAGAAGAATTAATCAAAGATGAAACGGAACCATCAGTGTCAGACATAACAGTCTCAACATTACCAGTGAAAGGCAAGCGGGGTCGACCCCGGAAGAACGCTGTCAAGCCGGAGAAGAGACAGAAGGTTGATGATAAGCCCAAGACTTCGAAGGCTGTTACTAAAG GTAATAAACCGAGGAAATTGACGGGATCCGAGTCTTCCTCGATGCGGAGACGTCGGAACCTCCAAATTATATTCAACAACACCTCTATAATTCCATTTAAATGGCGCGGCAAGTATCTGTGCTTTTACTGCAGCAAAGATATCGCAGAATATACAGAGTTGAGAAAACACACTAAATCTCATGGCAACTGCTCAATAAAAGACCATTCGCTAAAAGTTCTGAAAGGAGGTCAGAACATGGAGATTAAAGTCGATATCTCGAATATTTCTTGCGAGATTTGCACGGAACCTTTTCCGTCCTTCGATGAGGTTGTAACACATTTGTTCGTTAAACACAAACTTGAGTACGATAAAGGAGTAGATATGGCTATAGAAGAATATAAGCTAGTTGATCTTAGCTGTATTGGGTGTGAAGAGAAATTCACTTACTTTGGATATCTAGTCTCTCATGTTAATAATAACCATCCCAAAAACTGTCTTATATGTGACAAATGCAATCAGAAATTCAATAAAAAGAGGGACTTATTTTCTCATATGAAGAACTATCATCGAGAAGGAGGGTACCAATGCGAGTTGTGCCCTCAAACTTTCAGCTCATTGAATATACTAAGAAAACACAGAAATAACCGACATTTGACTAGATGTAACATTTGTCACTTAAAACTACCTTCAGCAGCATTGAAACAAAAGCATATCGAAATAGAACACCCAGACGACGGGTCTTTACAATGTGATACATGTTTCAAAGAATTTCACACAAAACAAGGCCTAAGGATGCACAACAGAAAGTGTAAAGGCGAAGAGATTTTCGAAATCgcaataaaaaaagaagaatacgtTGCTATGGATCTCGACCAGAATTACGACGATCAAGTCAAAAGACCGAGCGTCAAGCAAATCCGAGAGAATATAGTTATAGTCATTAATATGTCTACGGCGAtaccttttaatttttataagaataagttcaattgtttttattgttccaAAGATTTTCCGGATTCAGATTCGATGAGGGAACATACGGTTATGGAACACCCCGTGTGTGATATCAAAGAAAAATGTATAAGAAAGTGTAGGGAGTCAGTCGCTTGCGTCAAAATCGATATTTCCTCTCTAGCTTGTAAAATCTGCTTCGAATCGATGACCGATTTGGAACACCTACTCGATCATCTAATCTCAAAACATAATGCGAATTACGATAAATCGATAACCACTTGTCTACAACCTTACAAACTTATAAAAGATCACATGGCTTGCCCACATTGTCCCGACGAAGAATTTCGATTCTTCGGAACTTTATTAAAACATATGAATAACAAGCATAcgaacaataatataatttgcgTGTACTGCGGTCAGACTTTCCGTAGGGACCAGAATTTGCGTGTACATATATGGCGTCACCACAGAGATGGGAGGTTTAAGTGTAATATTTGCGGCGCCGAATGCAAAATCCCTTCTCGTCTGTACATGCATATGGCTAGAGCCCACGGCGTAAAAGCCGCCAAATGCCCAAAATGTTCAGAGTCCTTCGCTACACAGTACCTAAGGCAAAAACATTTGATAGAAGCTCACGATTCGGGACATAAGTGCTCGTTTTGTGGCAAACTTTTTACTAGGAACTCCTTCATGAGAGATCATGTAAGGAGGACGCATTTGAAAGAGAAGAATGTGGAATGTTCTATCTGTAATATGAAGttcttcaataatattttgttaagaaGGCATATGGTTAAACACAGCGGTgaaaagaattttcactgtGACGTTTGCGGAGAGCGATTTTTCTGGCGAAAAAGTTTGAGGACGCATATGGCTAGgcataataaacatttaaatccTGTTTAG
- the LOC124644307 gene encoding zinc finger protein 600-like isoform X6, producing MMEFDEIVVKESPGLCRCCLSEGCYKDLGTEYTWMNETEVYADMLLECFDISITQHNDGPNGPNRLICEVCITRLRDACNFKKQVLDSEKKFIDMMGRGEFRPKMLIYQAQMKCEDPVEAPIEEADIEYLEDDIDFTDVPEELIKDETEPSVSDITVSTLPVKGKRGRPRKNAVKPEKRQKVDDKPKTSKAVTKGNTEASSKSSMTSTKRNRLMKRNAIIVLETSTVLPFKWHRQNYLCFYCHLAFKDTDMLKEHTRNEHKNANIKAAVSYLRRDEKVKIDVSTLECKSCKNNFDDLNDLIEHIKGIHKVNFTEECGYGLIPYFLQNEDFHCAVCKQEFQYFMKLNQHMNEHFGNYICELCGKSFLSQDRLRCHSLTHGSGFHCNLCTATFDSLTQKNNHESRIHNKDKLLKCFFCTETFQNYNQRKRHHNTVHDVKSPEFRCPVCNKSFQIMSKMKVHLKEVHIREKNFSCSMCDQKFFSKTHVQKHMIKHFGERVHQCEVCKKSYARKQTLRDHMRIHSSEKKFVCSVCSQGFVQNNSLRLHLKVHHPETVAE from the exons ATGATGGAGTTTGACGAGATTGTGGTGAAGGAGAGCCCCGGGCTTTGCCGGTGCTGTCTCTCCGAAGGGTGCTACAAAGACTTGGGTACTGAGTACACTTGGATGAATGAAACGGAGGTTTACGCTGATATGCTGCTAGAATGTTTCGATATTAGT ATTACTCAACACAACGATGGTCCAAATGGCCCTAACCGGCTTATTTGCGAAGTTTGCATCACCAGGCTCCGAGATGCGTGTAATTTCAAGAAACAAGTACTGGACTCGGAGAAGAAGTTCATTGATATGATGGGGAGAGGAGAATTTAGGCCTAAGA TGCTAATCTACCAGGCCCAGATGAAATGTGAAGACCCAGTGGAAGCACCCATTGAGGAAGCAGACATCGAATATTTAGAAGACGACATTGATTTTACTGACG TTCCAGAAGAATTAATCAAAGATGAAACGGAACCATCAGTGTCAGACATAACAGTCTCAACATTACCAGTGAAAGGCAAGCGGGGTCGACCCCGGAAGAACGCTGTCAAGCCGGAGAAGAGACAGAAGGTTGATGATAAGCCCAAGACTTCGAAGGCTGTTACTAAAG GTAACACAGAGGCGTCGAGTAAGTCCTCAATGACGTCAACAAAACGCAACAGATTAATGAAGAGAAACGCCATTATAGTTCTAGAAACTTCCACCGTTCTACCCTTCAAATGGCATAGACAGAATTATCTTTGTTTCTATTGCCATCTCGCTTTTAAAGACACGGATATGCTCAAAGAACATACGAGAAACGAGCATAAGAATGCCAATATTAAAGCTGCCGTTTCATACTTGAGAAGGGACGAAAAAGTCAAAATTGATGTCTCGACGCTCGAGTGTAAGTcctgcaaaaataattttgatgatttaaATGATCTTATAGAACATATAAAAGGGATACATAAGGTTAACTTCACGGAAGAATGTGGGTACGGTCTTATACCGTACTTTTTGCAGAATGAAGATTTTCACTGCGCAGTTTGTAAGCAAGAGTTCCAATACTTTATGAAATTGAACCAGCATATGAATGAACATTTCGGGAATTATATTTGTGAGTTATGCGGCAAATCTTTCTTAAGCCAAGATAGATTAAGATGCCACTCTTTAACCCACGGCTCTGGGTTCCATTGCAATCTTTGCACGGCCACCTTTGACTCGCTAACACAGAAAAATAACCACGAATCGAGAATCCATAATAAGGACAAACTTCTGAAATGCTTCTTCTGTACTGaaacttttcaaaattacaatcagAGGAAAAGACATCACAATACAGTTCACGATGTTAAATCTCCGGAGTTTAGATGTCCAGTGTGTAATAAGTCGTTTCAAATCATGAGTAAAATGAAGGTCCACTTAAAAGAAGTCCATATTCGAGAGAAGAATTTTTCCTGTTCCATGTGTGACCAAAAATTCTTCTCCAAGACTCACGTGCAAAAACATATGATTAAACATTTTGGAGAGAGGGTGCATCAATGCGAAGTCTGCAAGAAGTCGTATGCGAGGAAACAGACGTTGAGGGATCATATGAGAATACACAGTAGTGagaaaaagtttgtttgtagcGTTTGCAGTCAAGGGTTCGTGCAGAATAATAGTTTGAGGCTGCATTTGAAAGTGCACCACCCAGAAACGGTGGCTGAGTGA
- the LOC124644307 gene encoding zinc finger protein 569-like isoform X2 → MMEFDEIVVKESPGLCRCCLSEGCYKDLGTEYTWMNETEVYADMLLECFDISITQHNDGPNGPNRLICEVCITRLRDACNFKKQVLDSEKKFIDMMGRGEFRPKMLIYQAQMKCEDPVEAPIEEADIEYLEDDIDFTDVPEELIKDETEPSVSDITVSTLPVKGKRGRPRKNAVKPEKRQKVDDKPKTSKAVTKDVQSRKAKYSDCDQRRKNLQILLNNTTLIPFKWRGKYLCFYCGDDFDSQKTLAKHTKGHGPCNLKDRAIKLVKSADIELKVDVSDISCEICTETFNEIDDIIEHLISAHKLPYDRSIEILISAYRLIDLKCRVCGQYFDYLRKLISHMNNDHPINCFPCTDCTLKFNKKRDLESHIRFHHRDMHPCTKCTMEFSTNAALQKHRSKAHTSTCNLCFRIFSSDNKRLAHLKSDHDSDENQCLFCYEVLTTKQAFIRHALKCQHKPQEEILDNNTNDNKITVKEIRTSLARVFNMTTAMPFKCYMNKFNCFYCTETFTSCDELKEHTTTQHPHCDISFKSMKLKNRYDGIKIKVDTYSLHCKLCLIYFENLNDIINHINAEHKAKCDPSVESNLQAYKLVQDNYSCPMCGEVHRYFCVLLKHISSTHNDNNHICMYCGEAFRTDPNLRAHMSRSHRLSENISCNICNRVFANKGMLKTHLGSVHGTKLYQCKQCTEKFPSPYAMKRHMILSHGTGHRCTYCDKLFTKNSFMVNHVRRLHLKEKNVECSICYERFFDVQRLKMHMVKHVGERNFHCDICGKKFLWKKNLRGHMASHYKNANARNVT, encoded by the exons ATGATGGAGTTTGACGAGATTGTGGTGAAGGAGAGCCCCGGGCTTTGCCGGTGCTGTCTCTCCGAAGGGTGCTACAAAGACTTGGGTACTGAGTACACTTGGATGAATGAAACGGAGGTTTACGCTGATATGCTGCTAGAATGTTTCGATATTAGT ATTACTCAACACAACGATGGTCCAAATGGCCCTAACCGGCTTATTTGCGAAGTTTGCATCACCAGGCTCCGAGATGCGTGTAATTTCAAGAAACAAGTACTGGACTCGGAGAAGAAGTTCATTGATATGATGGGGAGAGGAGAATTTAGGCCTAAGA TGCTAATCTACCAGGCCCAGATGAAATGTGAAGACCCAGTGGAAGCACCCATTGAGGAAGCAGACATCGAATATTTAGAAGACGACATTGATTTTACTGACG TTCCAGAAGAATTAATCAAAGATGAAACGGAACCATCAGTGTCAGACATAACAGTCTCAACATTACCAGTGAAAGGCAAGCGGGGTCGACCCCGGAAGAACGCTGTCAAGCCGGAGAAGAGACAGAAGGTTGATGATAAGCCCAAGACTTCGAAGGCTGTTACTAAAG ATGTGCAATCAAGGAAGGCAAAGTACAGTGATTGTGATCAAAGGAGGAAGAATCTACAAATTTTACTCAACAATACTACGTTGATACCTTTTAAATGGCGAGGGAAATACCTGTGTTTCTATTGTGGTGACGATTTTGATAGTCAAAAAACCCTAGCGAAACATACGAAAGGTCATGGACCTTGCAATCTTAAAGACAGAGCTATAAAACTAGTAAAATCAGCAGATATAGAACTCAAAGTAGACGTTTCTGATATTTCTTGCGAAATTTGTACGGAAACCTTTAATGAAATAGACGATATTATTGAACATTTGATCTCAGCTCACAAACTGCCTTACGATAGAAGTATTGAAATCTTGATATCCGCTTACAGATTAATCGATCTCAAGTGTCGCGTTTGCGGTCAATATTTCGACTATTTGCGTAAATTGATTAGCCATATGAATAATGACCATCCGATCAATTGCTTCCCTTGTACCGATTGTACATTGAAGTTCAATAAAAAGAGAGACTTGGAGTCACATATAAGGTTCCACCACAGAGATATGCATCCTTGCACTAAATGCACGATGGAATTTTCTACGAATGCAGCTCTGCAGAAACACAGGTCTAAAGCTCACACTTCAACCTGTAATCTCTGCTTCCGTATATTCTCGTCAGACAACAAAAGACTGGCACATCTGAAGTCTGACCATGATTCCGATGAGAACCAATGTTTGTTCTGCTACGAAGTTCTGACAACGAAACAGGCTTTTATAAGGCACGCGTTAAAATGCCAACATAAGCCACAAGAAGAAATTTTAGATAATAATAcgaatgataataaaattactgTTAAAGAAATAAGAACGAGTTTGGCTCGAGTTTTCAATATGACCACAGCTATGCCTTTTAAATGCTACATGAATAAGTTCAACTGTTTTTACTGCACCGAAACCTTTACTTCATGTGATGAACTTAAGGAGCATACAACAACACAACATCCCCACTGTGATATATCTTTTAAGtctatgaaattaaaaaacagatATGACGGTATCAAAATCAAGGTGGATACCTATTCCTTACATTGTAAACTATGTCTTATATACTTTGAAAATCTCAATGATATCATTAACCATATAAATGCAGAACATAAAGCTAAATGTGATCCTTCTGTTGAGAGTAATTTGCAAGCTTACAAACTAGTGCAAGATAATTATTCTTGCCCCATGTGCGGGGAAGTGCATAGATATTTCTGTGTCTTGCTAAAGCATATTAGCTCTACGCATAATGATAATAACCATATATGCATGTACTGCGGCGAAGCTTTCCGTACTGACCCGAATCTTAGGGCCCATATGTCAAGGAGTCATCGACTTTCAGAAAATATTAGTTGCAATATATGCAATCGCGTTTTCGCCAACAAAGGTATGTTGAAAACCCATCTAGGCAGCGTCCACGGAACTAAGTTGTATCAATGCAAGCAGTGTACTGAAAAATTTCCTTCCCCGTACGCTATGAAACGTCATATGATCCTTTCGCACGGAACCGGACATAGATGCACTTACTGTGATAAGTTGTTCACAAAAAACTCTTTTATGGTCAACCATGTAAGAAGGTTGCATTTGAAAGAGAAAAACGTAGAATGTTCAATTTGTTACGAAAGATTTTTTGATGTCCAAAGGCTTAAAATGCATATGGTTAAGCATGTGGGCGAGAGGAATTTTCATTGTGATATATGcggaaaaaagtttttatggaAAAAGAATTTGAGGGGCCACATGGCCTCGCATTATAAGAACGCGAACGCTAGAAATGTTACGTAA